A genome region from Triticum aestivum cultivar Chinese Spring chromosome 2B, IWGSC CS RefSeq v2.1, whole genome shotgun sequence includes the following:
- the LOC543217 gene encoding 4-hydroxy-tetrahydrodipicolinate synthase 1, chloroplastic — MPYLQPPRPHPHPHPTSRLSRASPPSPFPFFPAGTSRSGRLQPVPVSGHSASRVSKGKFAVAAVTLDDYLPMRSTEVKNRTSTDGIKSLRLITAVKTPYLPDGRFDLEAYDSLINTQINGGAEGVIVGGTTGEGHLMSWDEHIMLIGHTVNCFGANIKVIGNTGSNSTREAVHATEQGFAVGMHAALHVNPYYGKTSTEGLISHFKEVLPMGPTIIYNVPSRTSQDIPPPVIEALSCYSNMAGVKECVGHERVKCYTDKGISIWSGNDDECHDSRWKYGATGVISVASNLVPGLMHSLMFEGENAALNEKLLPLMKWLFCEPNPIGLNTALAQLGVVRPVFRLPYTPLPLEKRVEFVRIVEAIGRENFVGQKESRVLDDDDFVLISRY, encoded by the exons ATGCCGTAcctccagcccccgcgcccccacccccacccccacccgacCTCCCGCCTCTCGCgcgcgtcgccgccgtcgccgttccCGTTCTTCCCCGCCGGGACATCGCGCTCCGGTCGTCTCCAACCCGTCCCAGTCTCCGGCCACTCGGCCTCGAG GGTTAGTAAAGGAAAGTTTGCAGTTGCAGCCGTCACTCTAGATGATTATCTTCCGATGCGAAGTACTGAAGTGAAAAATCG GACATCAACAGATGGAATCAAAAGCCTCAGACTAATCACAGCGGTCAAAACCCCCTATTTGCCAGATGGAAGATTTGATCTTGAAGCATACGATTCTCTGATAAACACGCAAATAAATGGCGGTGCGGAAGGTGTAATAGTTGGAGGAACAACAGGAGAAGGTCACCTCATGAGCTGGGATGAGCACATCATGCTCATCGGGCATACTGTTAACTGCTTTGGAGCCAACATTAAAGTGATAGGCAACACGGGAAGTAACTCAACCAGAGAAGCTGTTCACGCGACAGAGCAGGGATTTGCTGTTGGCATGCATGCAGCTCTTCATGTCAATCCTTACTACGGGAAGACCTCAACTGAAGGCCTGATCTCTCATTTCAAGGAAGTCCTCCCAATGGGCCCAACAATCATTTACAATGTGCCATCCAGGACCAGTCAAGACATACCTCCTCCAGTCATTGAGGCGCTTTCATGTTACTCAAACATGGCAGGAGTTAAAGAATGCGTCGGACATGAGCGGGTTAAGTGCTACACCGACAAAGGCATATCAATATGGAGCGGCAACGATGATGAATGTCATGACTCAAGGTGGAAGTATGGCGCTACTGGAGTCATTTCTGTGGCGAGCAACCTTGTTCCCGGTCTCATGCATAGCCTCATGTTTGAAGGGGAGAATGCGGCGCTAAATGAGAAGCTGCTGCCTCTGATGAAATGGCTGTTCTGCGAGCCTAACCCGATCGGTCTCAACACCGCCCTGGCTCAGCTCGGCGTGGTGAGACCTGTTTTCAGGTTGCCGTACACTCCCCTTCCTCTTGAGAAGAGGGTGGAGTTTGTCCGGATTGTCGAAGCCATTGGACGTGAGAACTTTGTGGGACAGAAGGAGTCCCGGGTTCTGGATGACGATGATTTCGTGTTGATCAGCAGGTATTGA
- the LOC543217 gene encoding 4-hydroxy-tetrahydrodipicolinate synthase 1, chloroplastic isoform X2, with translation MPYLQPPRPHPHPHPTSRLSRASPPSPFPFFPAGTSRSGRLQPVPVSGHSASRTSTDGIKSLRLITAVKTPYLPDGRFDLEAYDSLINTQINGGAEGVIVGGTTGEGHLMSWDEHIMLIGHTVNCFGANIKVIGNTGSNSTREAVHATEQGFAVGMHAALHVNPYYGKTSTEGLISHFKEVLPMGPTIIYNVPSRTSQDIPPPVIEALSCYSNMAGVKECVGHERVKCYTDKGISIWSGNDDECHDSRWKYGATGVISVASNLVPGLMHSLMFEGENAALNEKLLPLMKWLFCEPNPIGLNTALAQLGVVRPVFRLPYTPLPLEKRVEFVRIVEAIGRENFVGQKESRVLDDDDFVLISRY, from the exons ATGCCGTAcctccagcccccgcgcccccacccccacccccacccgacCTCCCGCCTCTCGCgcgcgtcgccgccgtcgccgttccCGTTCTTCCCCGCCGGGACATCGCGCTCCGGTCGTCTCCAACCCGTCCCAGTCTCCGGCCACTCGGCCTCGAG GACATCAACAGATGGAATCAAAAGCCTCAGACTAATCACAGCGGTCAAAACCCCCTATTTGCCAGATGGAAGATTTGATCTTGAAGCATACGATTCTCTGATAAACACGCAAATAAATGGCGGTGCGGAAGGTGTAATAGTTGGAGGAACAACAGGAGAAGGTCACCTCATGAGCTGGGATGAGCACATCATGCTCATCGGGCATACTGTTAACTGCTTTGGAGCCAACATTAAAGTGATAGGCAACACGGGAAGTAACTCAACCAGAGAAGCTGTTCACGCGACAGAGCAGGGATTTGCTGTTGGCATGCATGCAGCTCTTCATGTCAATCCTTACTACGGGAAGACCTCAACTGAAGGCCTGATCTCTCATTTCAAGGAAGTCCTCCCAATGGGCCCAACAATCATTTACAATGTGCCATCCAGGACCAGTCAAGACATACCTCCTCCAGTCATTGAGGCGCTTTCATGTTACTCAAACATGGCAGGAGTTAAAGAATGCGTCGGACATGAGCGGGTTAAGTGCTACACCGACAAAGGCATATCAATATGGAGCGGCAACGATGATGAATGTCATGACTCAAGGTGGAAGTATGGCGCTACTGGAGTCATTTCTGTGGCGAGCAACCTTGTTCCCGGTCTCATGCATAGCCTCATGTTTGAAGGGGAGAATGCGGCGCTAAATGAGAAGCTGCTGCCTCTGATGAAATGGCTGTTCTGCGAGCCTAACCCGATCGGTCTCAACACCGCCCTGGCTCAGCTCGGCGTGGTGAGACCTGTTTTCAGGTTGCCGTACACTCCCCTTCCTCTTGAGAAGAGGGTGGAGTTTGTCCGGATTGTCGAAGCCATTGGACGTGAGAACTTTGTGGGACAGAAGGAGTCCCGGGTTCTGGATGACGATGATTTCGTGTTGATCAGCAGGTATTGA